DNA from Flavobacteriales bacterium:
AATTATAAACAAAAACTTCATGTCCCATTTGGCACAAACCTTCTGATAAATATTGCGCAAATTGCTCAAACCCTCCATAATGATTTGGAATTCCCCTAGTTCCAAAAATGGCAATTTTCATCGAGCTAATTGGTTACTGGTTTAAACCCTTCAACTTTTTCAAGGAGAAGTTTTCTTATATTTTCAACATTGAGGTTTTGATGTGATTCCATTATGATACTAATAGATGTTTTCACATCTTCCCAAGAAAGTTTGGCCTCGTTAGCTTGCATAATTTGAGGGTGTTCAGATTGAATTACATCATGACCAATAAGTAACTCTTCATATAATTTCTCTCCTGGTCTAAGCCCTGTAAAAACCACTTTAATATCTCCTTCCGGATTTTCGTTAGTTATTGGACGGAGTCCACTAAGATTAATCATTCTATATGCTAAGTCTAAAATTCTAACTGGCTCACCCATATCAAGAACAAATACATCTCCACCTTTTGCCATAGCACCTGCTTGTAATACTAACTGCACCGCCTCAGGAATAGACATAAAATAACGGGTAACTTTAGAGTGTGTAACCGTAACTGGCCCACCTTCTTTTATCTGTTTCCTAAATAAGGGAACAACTGAACCCGCTGAATCTAAGACATTGCCAAAACGCACCATACTAAAACAAGTTTTGGTTTTTTCAGAATCTAGACCTTGTAGAATTAACTCTGAAAAACGTTTTGAAGCTCCCATAACATTGGTCGGTCGTACAGCCTTATCAGTGCTTATCAATACCATATTTTCAACTTCACATTCATGTGCACACATAGCCACATTGTAAGTCCCAATTGCGTTATTGTATACACCTTCAACAATATTTTTTTCAACCATAGGAACGTGCTTATATGCTGCTGCATGATATATGGTATCAATTTTATTTTCTGAAATAATAGATTTTACCATATTCATATTAGTCACATCAGATAAAATAGGTATGACTTCACAATCATTAATTTGTAGTGAGTTTAGCTCAAAGTCAATGCTATATAAATTAAACTCAGAATGGTCGAAAAGAACTAATTTACTTGGTTTTAAATGTATAATTTGTCTGCATAACTCTGAGCCTATACTTCCTCCTGCTCCAGTAATTAAAATATTTTTTCCTTGAATATTCTTTTTTAAGAGTGATAATTTTGGAGAGACAGGCACTCTCCCTAAAATATCCTCAACTTCAACATGTCTAATATTTTCAATAGATA
Protein-coding regions in this window:
- a CDS encoding polysaccharide biosynthesis protein translates to MLFVDLFFIEFALWLSFALRLGLFWPKEYIYPNWWIFIITPIIAIPLLLKFGLYRSVIKYVGSKVVVASFQAITLTTMAIGFLMLIFRDTQLLVDSAMPRSVVLIFWFVSTMIVVLSRFVFKGYLYSWDNFVNNRTPTIIYGAGSAGAQLVESLRKNHEYAPIAFIDDDESKHGTFINFTKVYAFSDLKSIINKRNAKIILLAIPSLNANGKRDLLKKLSKYPVEVKLLPSISSLVEGKVSIENIRHVEVEDILGRVPVSPKLSLLKKNIQGKNILITGAGGSIGSELCRQIIHLKPSKLVLFDHSEFNLYSIDFELNSLQINDCEVIPILSDVTNMNMVKSIISENKIDTIYHAAAYKHVPMVEKNIVEGVYNNAIGTYNVAMCAHECEVENMVLISTDKAVRPTNVMGASKRFSELILQGLDSEKTKTCFSMVRFGNVLDSAGSVVPLFRKQIKEGGPVTVTHSKVTRYFMSIPEAVQLVLQAGAMAKGGDVFVLDMGEPVRILDLAYRMINLSGLRPITNENPEGDIKVVFTGLRPGEKLYEELLIGHDVIQSEHPQIMQANEAKLSWEDVKTSISIIMESHQNLNVENIRKLLLEKVEGFKPVTN